Proteins encoded by one window of Phytohabitans houttuyneae:
- a CDS encoding DUF5709 domain-containing protein: MSDEYPHLLSDPEALGIPDVADDDSTARDEVETVREADGPAPAAIPLDRDDRPEGIDAFGNTAEEQREGESLDDKLTRETADPALRNVDERRDVTPSPIAVEAFDPEPLTEDLDRVDGETPLDDTGPVDPHTGSPVSLYDTGPAGGEVGRLVEPDEGVRADTEASSIARDAGAAGGAPSAEEAAMHEVEEP, from the coding sequence ATGAGCGACGAGTACCCGCACCTGCTCTCCGACCCCGAGGCGCTCGGCATCCCCGACGTCGCCGACGACGACTCCACCGCGCGCGACGAGGTGGAGACCGTCCGCGAGGCGGACGGGCCGGCGCCGGCCGCGATACCGCTGGACCGCGACGACCGTCCCGAGGGCATCGACGCCTTCGGCAACACGGCCGAGGAGCAGCGTGAAGGCGAGTCGCTGGACGACAAGCTCACCCGGGAGACCGCCGACCCGGCGCTGCGCAACGTCGACGAACGCCGCGACGTCACACCCTCCCCGATCGCGGTGGAGGCGTTCGACCCCGAGCCGCTGACCGAGGACCTCGACCGCGTCGACGGCGAGACACCGCTCGACGACACCGGCCCCGTCGACCCGCACACAGGCTCGCCCGTCTCGCTCTACGACACCGGGCCAGCCGGCGGCGAGGTGGGGCGCCTCGTCGAGCCGGACGAGGGCGTCCGCGCGGATACCGAGGCCTCGTCGATCGCCCGGGACGCCGGCGCCGCCGGTGGCGCCCCGAGCGCCGAGGAGGCCGCCATGCACGAGGTCGAGGAGCCGTAG
- a CDS encoding DUF4082 domain-containing protein: protein MSGTVRWRRLFAPAICLVLAFTALAVLQPAAPASAATCPCSIWPASATPATPSDPDTTAVEVGMKFRSDVDGAVTGVRFYKGTGNTGTHVGHLWTLSGTLLATVTFTGETASGWQQATFATPVSVAANTTYVVSYYAPNGRYAGDTGYFASSGVDNAPLHALADGVDGANGVYRYGTGGGFPTNTWEAANYWVDVVFDTSVADTTPPTVTATNPAANATGVPVGTAVAATLSETVQAGTASLAVTSAGGPVAGTTSYDATNRTVTFTPSAALAASTAYTATASGARDPSGNTMSPFTWSFTTAAATAGCPCTIWPDTATPATASVNDNSAVEVGVKFRANQAGFVTGLRFYKGSANTGTHVGSLWSSGGARLGTVTFSGESASGWQTATLPSPVPVTANTTYVASYHTGTGFYSATGNGLASAVTRGPLTALASGSTGGNGVYAYGAGGFPTGSYQATNYWVDVVFNQTAADSTPPAIAARTPAPGASGVATTAPVTATFSEPVTASSVAMSLAGPGGAAVAGSTAYDAATNTATFTPAAALANSTSYTASVSGARDAAGNVMSPVTWSFTTAAPPPPPPDQGPGGPVLVIKNGAGFTGFAAEVLRAEGLNAFATAELSTVTSAVLDQYHVVLLGATTLTPAQVTMFTTWVTGGGNLVAFRPDKQLATLLGLVSTTGTLANGYLRVDTSSAPGAGITGQTIQFHGTADRYTLAGARAVATLYSTATAATANPAVTLVNVGASGGQAAAFTYDLPQSLVQTRQGNPAWDGQERDGAAPIRSDDLYFGGSSADWVDLGKVAIPQADEQQRLLANLIGAMNLDRTPLPRFWYFPRSLKAVVVATGDDHGNGGTAGRFNQYLANSPPGCVVDNWQCPRFTSYVYTSTPLSNAQAASYNASGFEIGLHVNTNCANYTASSIASTYSTQLSQWRQKYSSLPAPVTNRTHCIVWSDWSSQASTAAANGIRLDTNYYYWPGSWVSDRPGFMTGSGMPMRFAGRTGTLLDAYQAATQLTDESGQSYPFTPDTLLDNALGPLGYYGAFTANMHTDQATTFPSDQVLASAQARGVPIITARQLLTWLNGRNGSSFAGITRSGNTLTFTVNVGAGANGLTGMVPTAGTGGTTLSGLAVGGGPVAFTRTTVKGVEYAMFLAAPGTYTATYAAGGGAAARTALAPPQPATAALTAPLVSNVEVSPLPDGTAGVSWRTGTRTSGTLLIGSTPDTLAPLSASGTGTDHTVVATGLRPDATYHYRIRGVDAAGNAVVWPPAGREPASFVSAPVGVADRTAAQFRTGKGGGTAVRPGGLGALALAPGNRSGSRVSRVLDAGQMVTWDRLTYGATVPIGCSVRISVRTGSTSTPDASWSAWTPVAQGGRIKSNSRYIQYRVDLTTVRPGRTPTLHHIGITNNAPYTPPQGEVRP, encoded by the coding sequence ATGTCCGGCACCGTCCGCTGGCGTCGGCTGTTCGCACCGGCCATCTGTCTCGTGCTGGCGTTCACGGCGCTGGCCGTGCTCCAGCCGGCCGCGCCCGCCTCCGCCGCCACCTGCCCCTGCTCGATCTGGCCCGCCTCGGCCACGCCCGCGACACCGTCCGATCCGGACACCACCGCGGTCGAGGTCGGCATGAAGTTCCGTTCCGATGTGGACGGCGCGGTCACCGGGGTCCGGTTCTACAAGGGGACCGGAAACACCGGTACGCACGTCGGTCACCTGTGGACGCTCTCGGGGACGCTGCTGGCGACGGTCACGTTCACCGGCGAGACGGCGAGCGGCTGGCAGCAGGCCACGTTCGCCACGCCGGTCTCCGTCGCCGCGAACACCACCTATGTCGTGTCCTACTACGCGCCAAACGGCCGGTACGCGGGCGACACCGGCTACTTCGCGTCGTCCGGAGTGGACAACGCGCCCCTGCACGCGCTGGCGGACGGGGTGGACGGCGCCAACGGCGTCTACCGGTACGGCACCGGCGGCGGCTTCCCGACCAACACCTGGGAGGCGGCCAACTACTGGGTGGACGTGGTCTTCGACACCTCCGTCGCGGACACGACGCCGCCGACCGTGACGGCGACGAACCCGGCCGCGAACGCCACCGGCGTACCGGTCGGCACCGCTGTCGCCGCGACCCTCAGCGAGACCGTCCAGGCCGGCACCGCGAGCCTCGCCGTGACCTCGGCCGGCGGCCCGGTCGCCGGCACGACCTCGTACGACGCGACCAACCGGACGGTCACCTTCACGCCGTCGGCGGCCCTGGCGGCGTCGACCGCGTACACCGCCACGGCCAGCGGCGCGCGAGATCCCAGCGGCAACACGATGTCGCCGTTCACCTGGTCGTTCACGACCGCGGCGGCGACCGCCGGCTGCCCCTGCACGATCTGGCCGGACACCGCGACACCCGCGACGGCAAGCGTCAACGACAACTCGGCGGTCGAGGTGGGCGTCAAGTTCCGCGCCAACCAGGCCGGGTTCGTCACCGGCCTGAGGTTCTACAAGGGCAGCGCGAACACCGGCACGCACGTCGGCTCGCTCTGGTCCAGCGGCGGCGCCCGCCTCGGCACGGTCACCTTCAGCGGCGAGAGCGCGTCCGGTTGGCAGACGGCCACCCTGCCCTCGCCGGTACCGGTCACCGCCAACACCACGTACGTCGCCTCGTACCACACCGGCACCGGCTTCTACTCGGCCACCGGAAACGGGCTCGCCTCGGCGGTCACCCGCGGCCCGCTCACCGCCCTCGCGAGCGGGAGCACGGGCGGCAACGGCGTCTACGCGTACGGCGCCGGCGGCTTCCCGACCGGCTCGTATCAGGCGACCAACTACTGGGTGGACGTCGTCTTCAACCAGACCGCGGCCGACAGCACCCCGCCCGCGATCGCCGCCCGCACGCCCGCGCCCGGCGCCTCCGGTGTGGCCACGACCGCCCCCGTCACCGCCACGTTCAGCGAGCCGGTGACCGCGTCCAGCGTCGCGATGTCGCTGGCCGGACCGGGCGGCGCCGCCGTCGCCGGCTCCACCGCGTACGACGCGGCGACCAACACCGCGACCTTCACGCCGGCCGCCGCACTGGCCAACTCGACCTCCTACACGGCGTCCGTCAGCGGGGCCCGGGACGCCGCCGGCAACGTCATGTCGCCGGTCACCTGGTCCTTCACCACGGCCGCCCCGCCACCGCCGCCGCCGGACCAGGGCCCCGGCGGCCCTGTGCTGGTCATCAAGAACGGCGCCGGGTTCACCGGCTTCGCCGCGGAGGTGCTGCGGGCCGAGGGCCTCAACGCGTTCGCCACCGCCGAACTGTCCACAGTGACAAGCGCGGTGCTGGACCAGTACCACGTGGTCCTGCTCGGCGCCACGACGCTCACCCCGGCGCAGGTCACGATGTTCACCACCTGGGTCACCGGCGGCGGAAACCTCGTCGCGTTCCGCCCGGACAAGCAGCTGGCCACCCTCCTGGGCCTCGTCAGCACCACCGGCACGCTGGCCAACGGCTACCTGCGGGTGGACACGTCGAGCGCACCCGGTGCCGGCATCACCGGGCAGACCATCCAGTTCCACGGCACGGCCGACCGGTACACGCTGGCCGGCGCGCGGGCCGTGGCGACGCTCTACTCCACCGCGACCGCCGCGACGGCAAACCCGGCGGTCACGCTGGTGAACGTGGGCGCCAGCGGCGGGCAGGCGGCGGCCTTCACCTACGACCTGCCCCAGTCGCTGGTACAGACCCGGCAGGGCAACCCGGCCTGGGACGGGCAGGAACGGGACGGCGCCGCACCGATCCGCTCGGACGACCTCTACTTCGGCGGCTCCAGCGCCGACTGGGTCGACCTCGGCAAGGTGGCCATCCCGCAGGCCGACGAGCAGCAGCGGCTGCTGGCCAACCTGATCGGCGCGATGAACCTCGACCGCACGCCGCTGCCCCGGTTCTGGTACTTTCCGCGCAGCCTCAAGGCGGTCGTGGTGGCCACCGGCGACGACCACGGCAACGGCGGTACGGCCGGCCGGTTCAACCAGTACCTCGCCAACAGCCCGCCCGGCTGCGTCGTGGACAACTGGCAGTGCCCCCGCTTCACGTCCTATGTGTACACGAGCACGCCGCTGAGCAACGCGCAGGCCGCGTCGTACAACGCCAGCGGCTTCGAGATCGGCCTGCACGTCAACACCAACTGCGCCAACTACACGGCGAGCTCGATCGCCTCGACGTACTCCACGCAGCTGAGCCAGTGGCGGCAGAAGTACAGCAGCCTGCCCGCGCCGGTCACCAACCGCACCCACTGCATCGTCTGGTCCGACTGGTCGTCGCAGGCGAGCACCGCCGCCGCCAACGGGATCCGGCTGGACACCAACTACTACTACTGGCCGGGCTCCTGGGTGTCCGACCGGCCGGGCTTCATGACCGGCTCCGGCATGCCGATGCGGTTCGCCGGCAGGACCGGCACGCTGCTGGACGCGTACCAGGCGGCCACGCAGCTGACCGACGAGTCCGGCCAGAGCTACCCGTTCACGCCGGACACGCTGCTGGACAACGCGCTCGGCCCGCTGGGCTACTACGGCGCGTTCACCGCCAACATGCACACCGACCAGGCCACGACCTTCCCGAGCGACCAGGTCCTCGCCTCGGCGCAGGCCCGCGGCGTGCCGATCATCACCGCGCGGCAGCTGCTCACCTGGCTCAACGGCCGCAACGGCTCGTCCTTCGCCGGGATCACGCGCAGCGGCAACACGCTCACCTTCACCGTGAACGTGGGTGCCGGCGCCAACGGCCTCACCGGCATGGTGCCGACCGCGGGCACCGGCGGTACCACGCTGAGCGGCCTGGCGGTGGGCGGCGGCCCGGTCGCGTTCACCAGGACCACCGTCAAGGGCGTCGAGTACGCGATGTTCCTCGCCGCGCCCGGCACCTACACCGCGACCTACGCCGCGGGCGGCGGCGCGGCGGCCCGCACCGCGCTGGCTCCGCCCCAGCCGGCGACGGCGGCGCTCACCGCACCGCTGGTGTCCAATGTGGAGGTCAGCCCGCTGCCGGACGGCACCGCCGGGGTGTCCTGGCGGACCGGCACGCGGACCAGCGGGACGCTCCTGATCGGGTCCACGCCGGACACGCTGGCGCCGCTGTCCGCCAGCGGCACGGGGACCGACCACACGGTGGTCGCCACCGGCCTGCGGCCCGACGCGACGTACCACTACCGGATCCGCGGCGTCGACGCGGCCGGCAACGCGGTCGTGTGGCCGCCGGCCGGGCGCGAGCCGGCCAGCTTCGTCTCCGCGCCGGTCGGGGTGGCCGACCGCACGGCCGCGCAGTTCCGCACCGGCAAGGGCGGTGGCACGGCCGTACGCCCCGGCGGGCTCGGCGCGCTGGCGCTGGCACCGGGCAACCGCTCCGGCAGCCGCGTGTCCCGGGTGCTCGACGCCGGGCAGATGGTCACCTGGGACCGCCTGACCTACGGTGCGACGGTCCCGATCGGCTGCTCGGTCCGGATCAGCGTCCGCACCGGCAGCACGTCGACCCCGGACGCCTCCTGGTCAGCGTGGACCCCGGTCGCGCAAGGCGGCCGCATCAAGTCCAACTCCCGCTACATCCAGTACCGCGTGGACCTGACCACAGTCCGCCCCGGCCGCACCCCCACCCTCCACCACATAGGCATCACGAACAACGCCCCCTACACACCCCCACAAGGCGAGGTCCGCCCCTGA
- a CDS encoding N,N-dimethylformamidase beta subunit family domain-containing protein has product MKTVRTTTRRLAVAGAVLLTAAAVTFGAEPAAAADPCAPLLNPIACENSKAGTPKSTWDVSGAGTAAIQGFATQISVNVGETQSFKVKTTATSYRLDIYRMGYYAGNGARLIGSVTRSGAQSQPNCLTQASTGLVDCGNWAVSATWTVPPTAVSGIYFARLVRTDGTSGASHVFFVVRDDASHSDLLFQTSDTTWQAYNTYGGNSLYVGAPVGRAYKVSYNRPFSTRGASPEDFVFNAEYPMVRFLESNGYDVSYTTGVDTDRRGALLRNHKAFLSVGHDEYWSGPQRANVEAARDAGVHLAFFSGNEVFWKTRWEPSVDGSSTAYRTLVTYKETHANSKIDPLGPSMWTGTWRDPRWSPPGDGGRPENALTGTIFKVNAGTVNLQVPAADGKMRFWRGTTVATQAAGATATLGTGTLGYEWDVDADNGFRPRGLIRLSTTTASGLDLLQDYGSTYASGSATHHLTLYRAPSGALVFGAGTVQWAWGLDSNHDRGSGAASTPMRQATVNLFADMGAQPATIVSGLTATPASTDTTGPSASITPPPAGSTFQVGAAATISGTASDTGGVVGGVEVSTDGGATWHPASGRAAWSYTWTPQATGPVTLRARATDDSGNLGADATGSVTVGARTCPCDIWGTTAVPTTPADPDSSPTEVGVKFRTDVAGQLTALRFYKSSTNTGTHVGHIWTASGTLLSTVTFSGETASGWQQATLSPPVAVAANTTYVASYYAPNGHYAGDAGYFATAGRDAAPLHALRDGVDGPNGVYRIGTGFPTLAWESANYWVDVVFSPSGSTPDTTPPAVTTRTPAAGATGVATTTTVTATFDEPVQGGTVAMALRDPGGVAVPGAVAYDSAARRATFTPSAALAASTAYTAAVSGAADTSGNVMAPVSWTFTTAAGTPPPTGCPCSIWSSSATPGTLADPDTDPVELGVKFRSDVAGQVTGVRFYKGPGNTGTHVGHLWTAGGTLLGTVTFSGETASGWQQATFATPVAISANTTYVVSYYAPVGRYSADNNYFGGTGVTNGPLRALQNGVDGGNGVYRYGAGGGFPSNTWESSNYWVDLIFVTS; this is encoded by the coding sequence ATGAAGACTGTCAGGACCACTACTCGTCGCCTCGCGGTAGCCGGAGCCGTGCTGCTCACCGCCGCGGCCGTGACGTTCGGCGCGGAGCCGGCCGCCGCGGCCGACCCGTGCGCGCCGCTGCTCAACCCGATCGCCTGCGAAAACAGCAAGGCGGGCACGCCGAAGAGCACCTGGGACGTGTCCGGCGCGGGCACCGCCGCCATACAGGGCTTCGCGACCCAGATCAGCGTCAACGTCGGCGAGACCCAGAGCTTCAAGGTGAAGACGACCGCCACGTCGTACCGGCTGGACATCTACCGGATGGGGTACTACGCCGGCAACGGCGCGCGGCTGATCGGGTCCGTCACCCGCAGCGGCGCGCAGAGCCAGCCGAACTGCCTCACCCAGGCCAGCACCGGGCTCGTCGACTGTGGAAACTGGGCCGTCTCGGCGACGTGGACGGTCCCGCCGACCGCGGTGTCCGGCATCTACTTCGCGCGCCTTGTGCGCACCGACGGGACCAGCGGCGCGAGCCACGTCTTCTTCGTGGTGCGCGACGACGCCAGCCACTCGGACCTGCTCTTCCAGACCTCCGACACCACTTGGCAGGCGTACAACACGTACGGCGGCAACAGCCTGTACGTGGGCGCGCCGGTGGGGCGGGCTTACAAGGTGAGCTACAACCGGCCGTTCAGCACCCGCGGCGCCAGTCCGGAGGACTTCGTCTTCAACGCGGAGTACCCGATGGTGCGCTTCCTGGAGTCCAACGGCTACGACGTCAGCTACACCACCGGCGTGGACACCGACCGCCGGGGCGCGCTGCTGCGCAACCACAAGGCGTTCCTGTCGGTGGGGCACGACGAGTACTGGTCTGGGCCGCAGCGGGCGAACGTCGAGGCGGCCCGGGACGCCGGCGTGCACCTGGCGTTCTTCAGCGGCAACGAGGTGTTCTGGAAGACGCGGTGGGAGCCCAGCGTCGACGGCTCGTCGACCGCGTACCGGACGCTTGTCACGTACAAGGAGACGCACGCCAACAGCAAGATCGACCCGCTGGGCCCGTCGATGTGGACGGGCACCTGGCGCGATCCGCGGTGGAGCCCGCCGGGCGACGGCGGCCGGCCGGAAAACGCGTTGACCGGCACGATCTTCAAGGTGAACGCCGGCACGGTCAACCTGCAGGTGCCGGCGGCCGACGGGAAGATGCGCTTCTGGCGCGGCACCACCGTCGCGACGCAGGCCGCCGGTGCCACGGCGACGCTCGGCACCGGCACGCTCGGCTACGAGTGGGACGTGGACGCCGACAACGGGTTCCGCCCGCGCGGCCTGATCCGCCTGTCCACCACGACCGCGAGCGGCCTCGACCTGCTCCAGGATTACGGCAGCACGTACGCCAGCGGCAGCGCCACCCACCACCTGACGCTCTACCGCGCGCCCAGCGGCGCCCTCGTCTTCGGCGCCGGGACCGTGCAGTGGGCCTGGGGCCTGGACAGCAACCACGACCGCGGCTCCGGTGCTGCCAGCACCCCCATGCGCCAGGCGACCGTCAACCTCTTCGCGGACATGGGCGCGCAGCCCGCCACCATCGTGTCCGGGCTGACCGCCACGCCCGCGTCCACGGACACGACCGGGCCGAGCGCGTCGATCACCCCGCCGCCGGCCGGCTCCACCTTCCAGGTCGGCGCGGCCGCGACCATCTCCGGTACCGCCAGCGACACCGGCGGCGTCGTGGGCGGTGTCGAGGTGTCCACCGACGGCGGTGCCACCTGGCATCCGGCCAGCGGCCGGGCCGCCTGGTCGTACACCTGGACCCCGCAGGCGACCGGCCCGGTCACGCTCCGGGCGCGGGCGACCGACGACAGCGGCAACCTCGGCGCCGACGCGACCGGCTCGGTGACGGTGGGCGCGCGGACCTGCCCGTGCGACATCTGGGGCACCACGGCGGTACCCACCACGCCGGCCGACCCCGACTCCTCGCCGACCGAGGTCGGCGTCAAGTTCCGCACCGACGTGGCCGGCCAGCTCACGGCCCTGCGCTTCTACAAGAGCAGCACCAACACGGGCACCCACGTCGGGCACATCTGGACGGCGAGCGGCACCCTGCTGTCCACGGTCACGTTCAGCGGCGAGACGGCGAGCGGCTGGCAGCAGGCGACGCTGTCGCCGCCGGTCGCGGTGGCCGCGAACACCACGTACGTCGCGTCCTACTACGCGCCGAACGGGCACTACGCCGGCGACGCGGGATACTTCGCCACGGCCGGGCGGGACGCCGCGCCACTGCACGCCCTCCGCGACGGCGTCGACGGCCCGAACGGCGTGTACCGCATCGGCACCGGCTTCCCGACCCTCGCCTGGGAGTCGGCGAACTACTGGGTCGACGTGGTCTTCAGCCCGTCCGGGTCCACACCGGACACCACGCCGCCCGCGGTGACCACCCGTACCCCCGCCGCCGGGGCCACCGGTGTCGCGACCACGACCACGGTGACCGCGACGTTCGACGAGCCCGTGCAGGGCGGCACCGTCGCCATGGCGCTGCGCGACCCGGGCGGGGTCGCGGTGCCGGGTGCCGTGGCCTACGACAGCGCCGCCCGCCGGGCCACGTTCACGCCGTCCGCGGCGCTGGCCGCCTCGACCGCGTACACCGCCGCGGTGAGCGGCGCGGCCGACACCAGCGGAAACGTGATGGCGCCGGTCTCGTGGACGTTCACGACGGCGGCCGGCACGCCGCCGCCGACCGGGTGCCCGTGCTCGATCTGGTCGTCCTCGGCCACGCCGGGCACGCTCGCCGACCCGGACACCGACCCCGTCGAACTGGGCGTCAAGTTCCGCTCGGACGTGGCCGGGCAGGTCACCGGCGTCCGGTTCTACAAGGGACCGGGCAACACCGGCACGCACGTCGGTCACCTGTGGACGGCCGGTGGGACGCTGCTCGGAACGGTGACGTTCAGCGGCGAGACGGCGAGCGGCTGGCAGCAGGCGACCTTCGCCACGCCGGTGGCCATCAGCGCCAACACCACCTACGTCGTGTCGTACTACGCGCCGGTCGGGCGCTACTCCGCCGACAACAACTACTTCGGTGGAACCGGCGTGACCAACGGGCCCCTGCGGGCGTTGCAGAACGGGGTGGACGGCGGCAACGGCGTCTACCGCTACGGGGCGGGTGGGGGATTCCCGTCCAACACCTGGGAGTCGAGCAACTACTGGGTCGACCTGATCTTCGTCACCAGCTGA
- a CDS encoding STAS domain-containing protein, producing the protein MNDSLHADRRRHAAGDAYGELGLSVDLEERGNVTVAVARGVIDFWNVGPMQERLNDALLHSPRVVLDLRDVSFVDSTGLGLLLSVHDRAAAEGGWLRLAALNPLVRRLLHTTELERRFDVYPTLTAAVASLG; encoded by the coding sequence ATGAACGACAGTCTCCACGCCGACCGGCGCCGGCACGCGGCGGGTGACGCCTACGGTGAGCTGGGGCTCTCCGTCGACCTGGAGGAACGCGGCAACGTCACGGTCGCGGTCGCGCGCGGAGTGATCGACTTCTGGAACGTCGGGCCGATGCAGGAGCGGCTCAACGACGCCCTGCTGCACAGCCCGCGCGTCGTACTCGACCTGCGCGACGTGTCGTTCGTCGACTCGACCGGGCTCGGACTGCTCCTCTCGGTGCACGACCGGGCGGCGGCCGAGGGCGGCTGGCTCCGGCTCGCCGCGCTCAACCCGCTCGTGCGGCGGCTCCTGCACACGACCGAGCTGGAACGCCGCTTCGACGTGTACCCGACGCTCACGGCCGCCGTCGCCTCACTTGGCTGA